In a genomic window of Nitrosarchaeum sp.:
- a CDS encoding class I SAM-dependent methyltransferase translates to MMILEPIRTCRICGSDKLTTVMSLNEQFIATFTPKNDEPPLLLEKFPLELVRCDKTKDSKSCGLVQLRHSIPSDYLYKRYFYRSGINKTMTENLKEIVNQSISKISLKKGDIVLDIGCNDGTLLKNYQGIGVHAIGFDPAENMYQFSKESGAEIVTDYFNYDSFFKRFGEKKVKSITSIAMFYDLPDPNSFVHDISKVLDKDGIWALEFAYLPLIMNQNTFDTIVHEHLEYYHLQVLEHLFEKFNLKVIDASLNKVNGGSIRLFVKHKDNPIDTDSLKRIEKIRMLEKEMNLDTEEPYKKFYQRCRELKEKTVSFIEKELSEGKKIIAYGASTKGNTLLQFYGLNNKHFNFVADRNPDKWGRKTIGTDIEIISEEKAREMKPDYFFILPWHFLEEFIDREKDFLNNGGKFIVPLPEFRIVSK, encoded by the coding sequence ATGATGATTTTAGAACCGATCAGAACATGTAGGATTTGCGGGTCTGACAAATTAACAACAGTCATGTCTTTGAATGAACAATTTATCGCAACTTTTACACCAAAAAATGATGAACCGCCTTTGCTTTTAGAAAAATTTCCATTAGAATTGGTAAGATGTGATAAAACTAAAGATTCAAAATCTTGCGGTCTGGTTCAGCTTAGACATTCCATACCATCAGATTATCTATACAAGAGATATTTTTATCGATCTGGAATAAACAAAACAATGACAGAAAATTTAAAAGAAATAGTAAATCAATCTATTTCAAAGATTTCACTCAAGAAAGGAGATATTGTTTTAGACATAGGATGTAATGACGGAACATTATTAAAAAATTATCAGGGAATTGGTGTTCATGCAATTGGATTTGATCCAGCTGAAAATATGTATCAGTTTTCAAAAGAGAGTGGAGCAGAGATAGTTACTGATTATTTCAATTATGATTCATTTTTCAAAAGATTTGGTGAAAAAAAAGTAAAATCAATTACTAGTATTGCTATGTTTTATGATCTGCCAGATCCTAATTCCTTTGTACATGATATATCAAAAGTATTAGATAAAGATGGAATTTGGGCTTTAGAATTTGCATATTTACCATTAATAATGAACCAAAATACGTTCGATACAATAGTTCATGAGCATTTAGAATACTATCATTTACAGGTCCTGGAGCATTTATTTGAAAAATTTAATTTAAAAGTAATTGATGCTTCTCTAAACAAAGTAAATGGAGGAAGCATAAGACTATTTGTAAAACATAAAGATAATCCCATAGACACTGATTCTTTGAAGAGAATAGAAAAAATTAGAATGTTAGAAAAAGAGATGAATCTAGATACAGAAGAACCATACAAGAAATTTTATCAGAGATGTAGAGAATTAAAGGAAAAAACAGTTTCATTTATAGAAAAAGAACTTTCAGAAGGGAAGAAAATTATTGCATATGGTGCATCTACTAAAGGAAACACACTTTTACAATTTTATGGTTTAAACAACAAACATTTCAATTTTGTTGCAGATAGAAATCCAGATAAATGGGGGAGAAAAACGATCGGAACTGATATTGAGATAATTTCTGAAGAAAAAGCTAGAGAAATGAAACCAGATTATTTTTTTATTCTTCCGTGGCATTTCCTAGAAGAATTTATAGATAGAGAAAAGGATTTTTTGAATAATGGAGGAAAGTTTATTGTTCCATTACCAGAATTTCGTATAGTTTCAAAAT
- a CDS encoding GDP-mannose 4,6-dehydratase, translating to MPRALIFGVTGQDGSYLASFLLKKNYTVFGTSRKFLPNKLLGLKSMGIESKIHKINADLTCSNSIRKAISESNPDEIYNLAGDSSVADPYKNPVLTTKVNALGVIQILEQIRKNNFSAKFFQSSSSEMYYPQKEKITENTIFNTTTPYGVSKIFAHNMTVQYRKNFDMFACCGILFNHESPLRTTDFVTRKITNSFAKIKLQKIEKFRLGNIDARRDWGFAGDYVKAMWLMLQNKKPDDFVIATGESHSIRELLDIASRSCGLDDWEKYVEIDNSLRRQNDYLNKIGDSSKAKRLLKWKPVMTFPKLIQMMIKHDIVQLDKNA from the coding sequence ATGCCGCGAGCATTAATCTTTGGAGTTACAGGCCAAGATGGTTCTTATTTAGCAAGTTTTCTGCTAAAAAAAAATTATACTGTTTTTGGTACCTCTAGAAAATTTCTTCCTAACAAGCTATTAGGCCTAAAAAGTATGGGCATTGAATCAAAAATACATAAAATAAATGCTGACTTGACATGTTCTAATTCAATAAGAAAAGCCATTAGCGAATCCAATCCAGATGAAATTTATAATTTGGCAGGAGATTCATCTGTTGCAGATCCTTACAAAAATCCTGTACTTACGACAAAAGTTAACGCGTTGGGCGTTATTCAAATATTGGAGCAGATACGAAAAAATAATTTCAGCGCTAAGTTTTTTCAATCATCTTCAAGTGAAATGTATTACCCACAGAAAGAAAAAATAACTGAAAATACCATCTTTAACACCACCACTCCTTATGGTGTGTCCAAAATATTTGCCCATAATATGACTGTACAATATAGAAAAAATTTTGATATGTTTGCATGTTGTGGAATATTGTTTAATCATGAATCTCCATTACGCACTACTGATTTTGTCACTCGTAAGATAACTAATTCATTTGCCAAAATAAAACTACAAAAAATAGAAAAATTTAGACTTGGAAATATTGATGCACGTAGAGATTGGGGATTTGCCGGCGATTATGTAAAAGCAATGTGGCTTATGTTACAAAATAAGAAACCAGATGATTTTGTCATTGCTACTGGCGAATCGCATTCAATTAGGGAGCTACTTGATATTGCATCAAGATCTTGTGGTCTAGATGATTGGGAGAAATATGTGGAAATTGATAATTCATTGAGGCGACAAAATGATTATCTAAATAAAATTGGTGATTCCAGTAAGGCTAAAAGACTTTTAAAATGGAAACCTGTCATGACTTTTCCAAAACTGATACAAATGATGATCAAACACGATATTGTACAACTTGACAAAAATGCCTAA
- a CDS encoding GDP-mannose 4,6-dehydratase, giving the protein MIDLTKSENKIRFLNHNNTHKTLRNGEKKIKKALITGVTGQDGAYLSRLLLSKGYKVYGTFRRVSTPNFWRLQTLGVYDKINLIPADLLDMGSLLEALTVSDPDEVYNLAAASFVSSAFEQPVGNAEITGLAVTKFLESIRHLNPNLKFYQASSSEMFGNSKVRIQNEKTPFRPASPYAISKLYAHWITDIYREAYGIFAATGILFNHESPLRGLEFVSRKITNAVAEISLGLKKELVLGNLHAKRDWGYAPEYMEAVYLMLRQDKPNDFVISTGEAHSVLEFVKLTFEIAGLNWKKYVKTDKRFYRPLEVDYLCGDYKKAKKALGWTPKVTFEKLVKIMLDEDIRRWKMFLDGKSFPWDAPLYPSESKIITRNMK; this is encoded by the coding sequence TTGATAGATTTAACAAAATCTGAAAACAAAATTAGATTCTTAAACCATAATAATACCCATAAAACTCTAAGAAACGGTGAGAAGAAAATAAAAAAAGCTCTCATAACTGGAGTGACTGGTCAAGATGGGGCTTATCTTTCTAGACTTCTCCTAAGCAAGGGTTACAAGGTATATGGAACTTTTAGAAGAGTATCAACACCAAATTTTTGGAGATTACAGACTCTGGGGGTATATGATAAGATCAATCTTATTCCCGCAGATCTTTTAGACATGGGTTCGCTGTTGGAAGCCCTAACAGTATCTGATCCTGATGAAGTGTATAATCTAGCTGCAGCTAGTTTTGTAAGTAGTGCATTTGAACAACCTGTTGGCAATGCCGAGATTACGGGTTTGGCAGTAACTAAATTTTTAGAATCAATACGACATTTAAATCCAAATTTGAAATTCTATCAAGCATCAAGCAGTGAAATGTTTGGAAATAGCAAGGTACGAATACAAAATGAAAAAACCCCATTCAGGCCAGCAAGTCCTTATGCAATATCAAAACTGTATGCACATTGGATAACAGACATTTATCGAGAAGCCTATGGAATTTTTGCAGCAACCGGTATTTTATTTAATCATGAATCACCATTACGTGGATTAGAATTTGTTTCAAGAAAGATTACCAACGCAGTTGCAGAAATTTCTTTGGGCCTAAAAAAAGAATTGGTATTAGGTAATTTGCATGCAAAAAGAGATTGGGGATATGCTCCAGAGTATATGGAGGCAGTTTATCTTATGCTTAGACAAGATAAGCCAAATGATTTTGTAATTAGTACAGGAGAAGCGCACAGTGTTCTTGAATTTGTCAAGTTAACATTTGAGATTGCAGGATTAAATTGGAAGAAATATGTTAAGACAGATAAACGATTCTATAGACCTCTTGAAGTAGATTATTTGTGTGGAGATTATAAAAAAGCAAAGAAGGCACTTGGTTGGACTCCCAAAGTAACATTTGAAAAGCTTGTCAAGATAATGTTAGATGAAGATATTCGTAGATGGAAGATGTTTTTAGATGGAAAATCATTTCCATGGGATGCACCACTGTATCCAAGTGAATCAAAGATAATCACAAGAAACATGAAATAG
- a CDS encoding lipopolysaccharide biosynthesis protein translates to MIDRWNKFKEFSAKFKGLSSLGLGVGIANAIGGIFWFYMASLLGTEKYGEVSYLISIGIIASMISLIGSGNTIIVYAAKGVKIQPPIFLIVILSSLITSTVLFFIFVNDFSVSLYVIGYAVFMLITSDLLGKKFYRNYSKIIIIQKILMVTLAIGFFYILDIQGIILGIAISFFPFGFLIYKEFKNTKLDFSLVSSRVGFIFNNYLLDLTKAFNGSLDKLIIAPLLGFALLGNYQLGIQFMAMLHLVPGIIFHYTLAHDATGNQNRSLKKIVILFSVLLAFLSIILAPIVLPVLFPKFIEAIEVIQIMSIAVIPATVVTNYISKFLGMAKSKIVIIGSGLYLGVQIPAILILGTIWGVNGAAVSVVIATTIHAIYFVLVDRFNKI, encoded by the coding sequence ATGATAGACAGATGGAATAAATTCAAAGAGTTTTCTGCAAAATTCAAGGGTCTAAGTTCACTAGGATTAGGAGTTGGAATTGCTAATGCAATAGGAGGCATATTTTGGTTTTACATGGCTTCATTATTAGGTACGGAGAAATACGGTGAAGTCAGTTATTTAATTTCAATTGGAATTATTGCTTCCATGATTTCTCTTATTGGGTCAGGAAATACAATCATAGTTTATGCCGCTAAAGGAGTAAAGATACAACCTCCAATATTTTTAATAGTAATCTTATCTTCTCTAATTACTTCTACAGTGTTATTTTTTATTTTTGTAAATGATTTCAGTGTTAGTCTGTATGTTATTGGCTATGCAGTTTTTATGCTAATTACATCGGATCTTTTAGGAAAGAAGTTTTACAGAAATTATTCGAAAATTATTATCATACAAAAAATCTTAATGGTAACATTAGCCATAGGATTTTTCTATATACTAGATATTCAAGGAATAATTTTAGGGATTGCAATCTCATTTTTTCCTTTTGGATTTTTGATATACAAGGAATTTAAGAATACAAAATTGGATTTTTCATTGGTAAGCTCACGTGTTGGCTTTATTTTTAATAATTACTTGTTAGATCTAACAAAGGCATTTAATGGATCGCTTGATAAATTAATTATTGCACCGCTGTTAGGTTTTGCATTACTTGGAAATTATCAACTAGGAATACAATTCATGGCAATGTTGCATTTAGTACCTGGAATTATTTTTCATTACACGTTAGCTCATGATGCTACAGGAAATCAAAATAGATCACTTAAAAAAATTGTAATTTTATTTTCAGTTTTGCTTGCATTTCTTAGTATAATTTTAGCTCCTATTGTACTGCCTGTTTTATTTCCTAAATTTATTGAGGCCATAGAGGTTATTCAAATTATGAGCATAGCAGTTATTCCAGCCACAGTTGTCACTAATTATATTTCAAAATTCCTTGGAATGGCTAAAAGTAAAATTGTAATTATTGGATCAGGCTTGTATCTTGGGGTTCAAATTCCTGCAATTCTCATACTAGGGACAATTTGGGGAGTAAATGGAGCTGCAGTATCAGTAGTAATTGCAACTACAATACATGCAATTTATTTTGTGTTAGTTGATAGATTTAACAAAATCTGA
- a CDS encoding glycosyltransferase family 2 protein, whose protein sequence is MIPKISIGLPVYNGEKFLQKKIESLLKQTNKDFELIISDNASTDSTPTICQEYVLKDKRICYFRQGKNIGAIQNFRFVLEKAKADYFAWTAADDIILPEFLEKNIKILDSRKNIVCSISQVDHYGERTESLKPRLDDSLLTRFVKKIKRHYNYIAVYPASGSYEKKFRYYLKRREGFQMFYGVYRTDVLRKSMISDHITGFDWLTILNAVKYGDFHVIEEILMLRYDGGDSSSGLFSYARSFNLSLLATIFPYGSFTIWCAKNLGAKLFLRNLDCFIKIGWDSVFYLGVDVVRTLIRKIK, encoded by the coding sequence TTGATCCCAAAAATTAGCATAGGGCTACCAGTCTATAATGGAGAAAAGTTTTTGCAAAAAAAAATAGAGTCGTTGTTAAAACAGACCAATAAAGACTTTGAATTAATAATATCAGATAATGCTTCTACAGATTCTACACCAACAATTTGTCAGGAATATGTATTAAAAGATAAAAGAATTTGTTATTTCAGACAAGGAAAAAATATTGGAGCAATACAAAATTTTAGATTTGTTCTTGAAAAAGCTAAAGCGGATTATTTTGCATGGACTGCAGCTGACGATATAATTTTGCCAGAATTTTTGGAAAAAAATATTAAAATTCTAGATTCAAGAAAGAATATAGTTTGTAGCATAAGCCAAGTAGACCACTATGGAGAAAGAACAGAGTCATTAAAGCCTAGATTGGATGATTCTCTACTAACTAGATTTGTGAAAAAAATAAAGCGACATTATAATTACATTGCAGTATATCCTGCATCTGGTTCTTATGAAAAAAAATTTAGATATTATCTAAAAAGACGAGAAGGCTTTCAAATGTTTTATGGAGTCTATAGAACAGATGTATTACGCAAGAGTATGATAAGCGATCATATTACGGGTTTTGATTGGCTTACAATTTTGAATGCTGTGAAATATGGAGATTTTCATGTTATTGAAGAAATTTTAATGCTAAGATATGACGGGGGTGATTCTAGTAGTGGTTTATTTAGTTATGCTCGATCCTTTAATCTTAGTTTACTTGCAACCATTTTTCCATATGGATCTTTTACCATATGGTGTGCAAAAAATCTAGGTGCTAAACTTTTCTTAAGAAATTTGGATTGTTTCATAAAGATAGGTTGGGATAGTGTATTTTATCTTGGGGTTGATGTAGTACGCACACTTATACGTAAAATTAAATAA
- a CDS encoding SDR family oxidoreductase, whose product MKILVIGGSGVIGWNLIQYLKDKANIEFTYLKNAIDDKGICLDITQKDHTIELITQINPDIVVHTAAITNIDLCETNNNLANSINVQGTSNIIEGCKKINSKIVYVSTSFVFDGKKSQYHEDATPHPSTYYGFTKFQGEELVKQSGLSYIILRTDQPYCWIEKWQHTNSVIRVLDNLRSGRTHNEVIDWYNTPTYVPDFVQAAWKLLQDDEVGIYHLTGPEFINRYDWSLSIADVFGLNKDLIKPITSDRLDLPAKRVNVNLNNNKIIKRTGIQIRNIKNGLLEMYKSRDK is encoded by the coding sequence ATGAAAATTCTAGTAATTGGAGGTAGTGGGGTAATAGGTTGGAATCTTATCCAATATTTGAAAGACAAAGCAAATATAGAATTTACTTATCTCAAGAACGCTATAGACGATAAAGGAATTTGTCTTGATATTACACAAAAAGATCACACTATAGAATTGATCACTCAGATAAATCCAGACATTGTTGTTCACACTGCAGCAATAACCAACATAGATCTATGTGAAACTAACAATAATTTAGCAAATTCAATAAATGTTCAAGGTACTTCAAATATTATAGAAGGATGTAAAAAAATTAACAGTAAGATAGTATACGTATCAACATCTTTTGTATTTGATGGAAAAAAATCACAATATCATGAAGATGCTACACCGCACCCATCCACGTATTATGGTTTTACTAAATTTCAAGGGGAAGAATTAGTCAAACAATCGGGTTTATCATATATCATTTTACGTACGGATCAACCTTATTGCTGGATAGAAAAATGGCAACATACGAATTCAGTAATACGAGTTCTTGACAACTTACGATCTGGTAGAACACATAATGAAGTAATAGATTGGTACAATACGCCTACTTATGTACCTGATTTTGTTCAAGCCGCTTGGAAATTACTTCAAGATGATGAAGTAGGGATTTATCATCTGACAGGTCCCGAATTCATTAATAGATATGATTGGTCATTAAGCATTGCAGATGTTTTTGGATTGAATAAAGATTTGATAAAACCAATAACTTCAGATAGATTAGACTTACCTGCTAAAAGGGTCAACGTCAATTTGAATAATAATAAAATAATTAAGAGAACAGGGATACAAATAAGAAATATCAAAAATGGCCTTCTAGAAATGTACAAAAGCAGAGATAAGTGA
- a CDS encoding UDP-glucose dehydrogenase family protein: MNLGVIGAGYVGLTTAVCLASIGHKISIFEINRLKAKQLENKNIPFYEEGIKELFEKVTSIGNLEISESLDYMVRNTEGCFICVGTPTGDNESIDLSQVIGSMNSLVEAIKNVKKNNYTIIIRSTVVPLTTRNKLLPLLKNLNGIQITLCIVPEFLREGQALDDFMNPDKIVIGSTDKSGEIFVKKIFDHFKDNVNFIITNPETAEMIKYTNNAFFSTLISFSNEIANISERIHGVDAFQVMDALISDKRITIKTDNQKIVPYLSTYLLPGCGFGGSCFPKDVKALTQHAISLGTKTPLLNAVLEINEERVMKIISLAEFLLGNLKGNQISILGLAFKPDTDDIRSSPAIEGIRLLQEKGANISAYDPKVNPESIIQIGINDVVFHENLEECLKNSVLAILFTKWPEFRTINGEFLSKHMINPIIIDGRGYLDRNQFQKKTYYKIGYAE, from the coding sequence ATGAATTTAGGGGTTATTGGAGCTGGATATGTAGGACTTACTACTGCTGTGTGTCTAGCATCAATAGGTCACAAAATATCAATCTTTGAAATAAATAGATTAAAAGCAAAACAATTAGAAAATAAAAATATTCCATTTTATGAAGAAGGTATTAAAGAGTTATTTGAAAAAGTTACCTCCATAGGAAATTTAGAAATAAGTGAATCTCTAGATTACATGGTTAGAAACACAGAAGGTTGTTTTATTTGTGTTGGAACACCAACAGGTGATAATGAATCAATTGATTTATCTCAAGTAATTGGATCTATGAATTCGCTAGTTGAGGCAATAAAGAATGTTAAGAAAAATAATTATACAATAATAATTAGAAGTACAGTAGTTCCACTTACAACAAGAAATAAGTTATTACCGCTACTTAAGAATCTAAATGGAATCCAAATTACATTATGTATTGTTCCTGAATTTCTAAGAGAGGGACAAGCACTAGATGATTTTATGAATCCAGATAAAATTGTAATAGGTAGTACGGATAAAAGTGGAGAAATATTTGTAAAAAAAATATTTGATCATTTTAAGGATAACGTAAATTTCATTATTACAAATCCAGAAACGGCAGAAATGATCAAATATACAAATAATGCTTTCTTTTCTACGCTCATATCTTTTTCAAATGAAATTGCAAACATATCTGAGAGAATACATGGTGTTGATGCCTTTCAAGTCATGGATGCATTAATTTCAGATAAACGTATAACAATCAAAACAGATAATCAAAAAATTGTACCTTATCTTAGTACCTATTTACTACCGGGCTGTGGATTTGGTGGTAGTTGTTTTCCTAAAGATGTTAAGGCACTCACACAGCATGCAATTTCATTAGGTACAAAAACACCTCTCTTAAATGCAGTTTTAGAAATAAACGAAGAACGAGTAATGAAAATTATATCATTAGCCGAATTTTTATTAGGAAATTTAAAAGGAAACCAAATTTCCATTTTAGGATTAGCGTTTAAGCCTGATACAGATGACATTAGATCATCTCCAGCAATAGAAGGAATACGATTACTGCAGGAGAAAGGAGCCAACATATCAGCATACGACCCCAAAGTGAATCCAGAATCTATTATCCAAATAGGCATTAATGATGTGGTATTTCATGAAAATCTTGAAGAATGTCTTAAGAATTCAGTACTTGCTATTTTATTTACCAAATGGCCGGAATTCAGAACCATAAATGGAGAATTCTTATCTAAACACATGATCAATCCTATAATCATCGATGGAAGGGGATATCTCGATAGAAACCAATTCCAAAAGAAAACATATTATAAAATTGGATATGCTGAATGA
- a CDS encoding NAD-dependent epimerase/dehydratase family protein, whose amino-acid sequence MRDNSKIVSEDIKIIIDDIKIFTDSLENKRVLIVGGKGFLGNYFLKSVLEINKLLKQPTKIIVIDNLITAKDNIKIEDSNVEFIQADISEKPEIDGQIDFIIHSASIASPPMYRKYPLKTVDVNYLGTRNLLELAKEKKIQSMLYLSSSEIYGDPTIIPTPESYWGYVSSVGPRACYDESKRLAETVSILYYQQFGVPVKIARPFNVYGPYLNLNDGRVIPDFMRNAMEKSHIVIHSDGTPTRSFCYVTDAMRAFFRILLIGQPGSIFNVGNDQEVSMKTLAESVMKSMNKKTSLRFEESDDPNYTKDNPQRRCPDLTKAKELIGYMPKISLEEGLKRLYSWYTETEK is encoded by the coding sequence TTGAGAGATAATTCCAAAATTGTTAGTGAAGATATAAAAATAATCATTGATGATATCAAAATATTCACAGATTCATTAGAAAATAAACGCGTGTTGATTGTAGGTGGAAAGGGATTTCTAGGGAATTATTTTCTAAAGTCAGTGCTTGAGATAAATAAATTATTAAAACAACCAACAAAAATTATTGTAATAGATAATCTGATTACGGCAAAAGATAACATCAAAATCGAAGATTCTAACGTAGAGTTTATTCAAGCTGATATATCAGAAAAACCCGAAATTGATGGACAGATAGATTTCATTATACATTCTGCCAGTATTGCATCGCCTCCCATGTACAGAAAGTATCCTTTGAAAACTGTTGATGTGAATTACTTGGGTACACGAAATCTTCTCGAACTTGCCAAAGAAAAGAAAATTCAGAGTATGCTATATTTGAGCAGTAGTGAAATCTATGGAGATCCTACCATAATTCCAACACCCGAATCATATTGGGGATATGTTTCCAGTGTAGGACCAAGAGCATGTTATGATGAATCAAAAAGATTAGCAGAGACAGTATCCATATTATATTATCAACAATTTGGAGTACCAGTCAAAATAGCTCGACCGTTTAATGTCTATGGGCCATATTTGAATTTGAACGATGGACGTGTTATTCCAGATTTTATGAGAAACGCAATGGAAAAATCACACATAGTTATTCATAGTGATGGTACACCAACTAGAAGTTTTTGTTATGTTACTGATGCAATGCGAGCATTTTTCAGGATTCTTTTGATCGGACAACCTGGCAGTATTTTTAATGTTGGAAATGACCAAGAAGTATCAATGAAAACTCTTGCAGAGAGCGTTATGAAATCAATGAATAAAAAAACATCTCTAAGATTTGAAGAAAGTGATGATCCTAATTATACAAAAGATAATCCCCAACGTAGATGTCCCGATCTCACAAAAGCAAAGGAATTGATAGGATATATGCCTAAAATATCTCTAGAAGAGGGATTAAAGAGATTATACAGTTGGTATACGGAGACTGAAAAATGA
- a CDS encoding class I SAM-dependent methyltransferase yields the protein MSKKNDSTCRFCGEKLSKSFVDLGLSPLANSFLDYDTVKETFYPLHAFVCNNCLLVQLEEFESPENIFTNYVYFSSYSDTWLKHAENYVDIMMKRFKFDRNSLIIEIASNDGYLLQYFKNKDIPILGIEPAENIAVVAKEKGIPTITKFFGLSTANELKENGKLSDLIIANNVLAHVPNLNDFLSGMKVILKPEGIITVEFPHLLKLIQEKQFDTIYHEHFSYFSLLAVQKIFSFHDLIIFDVDELTTHGGSLRIYAKHSENNKLTIDKKVEELLQKEKHFGLDNISTYTNFQHEVNESKKNIQKFFTETKEKGKKIVGYGAPAKANTLLNYCNIGIDFIDYTVDLSPHKQGMYLPGTHIPIKDPAEIKMSKPDYLVIFPWNLKNEIMIQTKYISEWGGKFVVLIPEVKIYD from the coding sequence ATGAGTAAAAAGAATGATTCAACATGTAGGTTTTGCGGTGAAAAACTTTCTAAGAGCTTTGTAGATCTTGGCCTATCACCTCTAGCTAATTCATTTCTTGATTATGATACAGTTAAAGAAACATTCTATCCACTTCATGCATTTGTATGCAATAATTGTTTGCTTGTTCAATTAGAAGAATTTGAAAGTCCTGAAAACATATTCACTAATTATGTATATTTTTCATCATATTCAGATACTTGGCTAAAGCACGCAGAGAATTATGTAGATATCATGATGAAACGATTCAAATTTGATAGAAATAGTTTGATTATAGAAATAGCTAGTAATGATGGATATCTTCTACAATATTTTAAAAATAAAGATATTCCAATTTTAGGTATAGAACCAGCAGAAAATATAGCAGTTGTAGCAAAAGAGAAAGGAATTCCAACCATAACAAAATTTTTTGGTCTATCAACAGCTAATGAATTAAAAGAAAATGGTAAGTTATCGGATTTGATAATAGCTAATAATGTTTTGGCTCATGTACCCAACTTGAACGACTTTCTATCAGGAATGAAAGTTATACTTAAACCAGAAGGAATCATCACAGTAGAATTTCCTCACTTATTAAAACTAATACAAGAAAAACAATTTGACACAATTTATCATGAACACTTTTCATATTTTTCTTTACTTGCAGTTCAAAAAATTTTCTCTTTTCATGATTTAATTATTTTTGATGTTGATGAATTAACTACTCATGGAGGATCTTTACGAATTTATGCAAAACATTCTGAAAATAATAAACTTACAATCGATAAAAAAGTAGAAGAGTTACTGCAAAAAGAGAAACATTTTGGTTTAGATAATATTTCAACATATACAAATTTTCAACATGAAGTTAATGAATCTAAAAAAAACATTCAAAAATTTTTTACAGAAACAAAGGAGAAAGGCAAAAAAATTGTTGGATATGGAGCCCCTGCAAAAGCTAACACTTTACTAAATTATTGTAACATCGGCATTGATTTTATAGATTATACTGTAGATCTTAGTCCACATAAACAAGGTATGTATCTACCGGGTACACATATTCCAATAAAAGATCCTGCTGAAATAAAAATGAGTAAACCTGATTATTTGGTGATTTTTCCATGGAATTTAAAAAATGAGATCATGATTCAGACTAAATACATTAGTGAATGGGGAGGCAAATTTGTAGTTCTAATTCCTGAAGTAAAAATATATGATTAG
- the rfbF gene encoding glucose-1-phosphate cytidylyltransferase, producing MKAVILAGGLGTRISEETSSKPKPLIDIGGMPILWHIMKIYSSYGINDFVICCGYKGYMIKEYFANYSLHMSDVTFDMKNNSMEVHHKSVEPWKVTLVDTGLETFTGGRLGRVKKYVDDDTFCFTYGDGVADINILDLIKFHKSKKKTATITAVQPPGRFGMLEIENDNVLKFKEKPEGDGNWINGGFFVLEPNVFDYIKGDSTIWEREPLEKLSHQRSLSAYKHRGFWHAVDTLRDKNYLEELWTSGKADWKRW from the coding sequence TTGAAAGCAGTAATTTTAGCAGGAGGGTTAGGTACAAGAATTTCTGAAGAAACATCTTCAAAACCCAAGCCATTAATCGATATAGGCGGAATGCCAATTTTGTGGCATATTATGAAAATTTATTCATCGTATGGAATCAATGATTTTGTTATTTGTTGCGGATACAAGGGTTATATGATAAAAGAATACTTTGCAAATTATTCTTTACACATGTCTGATGTCACATTTGATATGAAAAATAATTCCATGGAAGTTCATCACAAATCAGTTGAGCCTTGGAAAGTAACACTTGTAGATACCGGACTAGAGACATTTACTGGAGGCAGACTAGGAAGAGTAAAAAAATATGTTGATGATGATACTTTTTGTTTTACATATGGAGACGGAGTAGCAGACATCAATATTTTAGATTTGATAAAATTTCACAAGAGCAAGAAAAAAACTGCAACCATAACAGCTGTTCAACCGCCAGGAAGATTTGGAATGTTAGAGATAGAAAACGATAACGTGTTAAAATTTAAAGAAAAGCCAGAAGGTGATGGAAATTGGATCAATGGTGGGTTTTTTGTATTAGAACCAAATGTCTTTGACTACATTAAAGGAGATTCAACGATTTGGGAAAGAGAGCCATTAGAGAAATTATCTCATCAAAGATCACTATCAGCATACAAGCATAGAGGATTCTGGCATGCTGTAGATACGCTCAGGGATAAAAATTATCTAGAAGAATTATGGACTTCTGGAAAAGCTGATTGGAAAAGATGGTAA